In Micromonospora sp. LH3U1, one genomic interval encodes:
- a CDS encoding (Fe-S)-binding protein yields the protein MRIALFITCVNDLAYPGTGIAVTRILRRLGHTVDFPTDQTCCGQMHANTGYRAEAMPMVRNYVDVFDEYDAIVAPSGSCTAMIRDQYPRLHPPAAPVAARTYELSELLVDVLGVTDVGAEFPETVTYHPTCHGLRMLRLGDRPLKLLRQVRGIQLVELGDAEECCGFGGTFALKNPDVSTAMLTDKCARVRDTGARVLAAADNSCLAHIGGGLDRHRSGVRAVHYAEILAATGATS from the coding sequence ATGCGGATCGCCCTCTTCATCACCTGCGTCAACGACCTCGCATACCCGGGCACCGGCATCGCGGTCACCCGCATCCTGCGGCGGCTCGGCCACACCGTCGACTTTCCCACCGACCAGACCTGTTGCGGGCAGATGCACGCCAACACGGGTTACCGGGCCGAGGCGATGCCGATGGTGCGCAACTACGTCGACGTCTTCGACGAGTACGACGCCATCGTCGCGCCGTCCGGATCGTGCACGGCGATGATCCGCGACCAGTACCCACGCCTGCACCCGCCCGCCGCGCCGGTGGCCGCCCGCACCTACGAGCTGTCCGAGTTGCTCGTCGACGTCCTCGGTGTCACCGACGTCGGTGCCGAGTTCCCGGAAACGGTCACCTACCACCCCACCTGCCATGGCCTGCGAATGCTGCGACTGGGCGACCGGCCGCTGAAGCTGCTGCGCCAGGTTCGCGGGATCCAGCTGGTCGAGCTCGGCGACGCCGAGGAGTGCTGCGGCTTCGGCGGCACGTTCGCCCTGAAGAACCCGGACGTCTCCACGGCGATGCTCACCGACAAGTGCGCCCGGGTCCGCGACACCGGGGCACGGGTGCTCGCCGCCGCCGACAACTCCTGCCTGGCACACATCGGGGGCGGCCTGGACCGCCACCGGTCGGGCGTGCGGGCCGTGCACTACGCCGAGATCCTCGCCGCGACGGGGGCCACCTCGTGA
- a CDS encoding ABC transporter permease, translated as MKTETAPEAPAAPPAGDPRPPTRALPVWANPRLGLLIVIAALVVLFSSLTPAFLDPRLTLAPLQADISVYVVVGLAQLAVLSLGHMNMAVGRMAALSTFAMGLVYDRLGLPLLVGLLVGLVVGAGIGALAGLLIAKTGVNSFVVTLALDFGLLGLVTILYTWATGGVAFAVQPSGLSALRFDTFADYCMGEVCGPRIPLVVPIAVVAALGVGLLFRHARLGREILMTGSNTLAAKLSGIPTHRRVVAAHALSGLLAALAGFLLAANNGAFSASIGESFLLPSFLAPVLGGTLLAGGAVSVLGTALGATLTQVIYKGLNLLQFSLEELKLYIGLVLLAALSLDRLRAVIAERRAVSSS; from the coding sequence GTGAAGACGGAAACAGCGCCGGAGGCGCCAGCGGCGCCGCCGGCCGGCGATCCGAGGCCCCCGACCAGGGCCCTGCCGGTCTGGGCGAACCCCCGACTCGGCCTGCTCATCGTCATCGCCGCGCTGGTCGTCCTCTTCTCGTCGCTGACCCCCGCGTTCCTCGACCCCCGCCTCACCCTCGCACCGCTACAGGCCGACATCAGCGTGTACGTCGTGGTCGGTCTCGCCCAGCTCGCCGTGCTCTCGCTCGGGCACATGAACATGGCCGTCGGCCGGATGGCCGCGCTGTCCACCTTCGCGATGGGCCTGGTCTACGACCGGCTCGGCCTGCCACTGCTGGTCGGTCTGCTCGTGGGTCTCGTCGTCGGGGCGGGCATCGGCGCGCTCGCCGGCCTACTCATCGCCAAGACCGGCGTGAACAGCTTCGTGGTGACCCTCGCGCTCGACTTCGGGCTGCTGGGCCTGGTCACGATCCTCTACACGTGGGCCACCGGCGGGGTGGCGTTCGCGGTGCAGCCCAGCGGGCTGTCCGCCCTGCGCTTCGACACCTTCGCCGACTACTGCATGGGGGAGGTCTGTGGACCCCGGATCCCGCTTGTCGTGCCGATCGCGGTGGTTGCGGCGCTCGGCGTCGGGCTGCTGTTCCGGCATGCCCGGCTGGGCCGGGAGATCCTCATGACCGGCTCCAACACGCTTGCCGCGAAGCTGTCCGGCATCCCCACGCACCGCCGAGTCGTCGCCGCACACGCGTTGAGCGGGCTGCTCGCCGCGCTGGCCGGCTTCCTGCTCGCCGCCAACAACGGGGCATTCTCCGCCAGCATCGGTGAGTCGTTCCTGCTGCCGTCGTTCCTGGCCCCGGTGCTGGGCGGCACACTGCTCGCCGGTGGCGCGGTCAGCGTCCTCGGCACCGCGCTCGGCGCAACCCTCACCCAGGTCATCTACAAGGGCCTCAACCTGCTGCAGTTCTCCCTGGAGGAGCTGAAGCTCTACATCGGACTGGTTTTGCTCGCGGCGCTGTCGCTGGACCGGCTTCGGGCCGTGATCGCCGAGCGAAGGGCGGTGTCGTCATCATGA
- a CDS encoding GntR family transcriptional regulator, translating to MAQQEAREGRLRPARRLTLSEDVYESIKTLVMDHILPPGERVNIDALARELDVSPTPVREALARLEADGLVRKRPLSGYTTTPLLSRAEFDDLFDVRLVLEGATAGRAAAHASAEARQRISAEASARIDVEAGDGYRRHAAFTALDAKFHDLIAEVAGSPLLRDSITRLHSHLHLHRLYFPVAGAPDTNTEHQRIAAAIVAGDSSAATEAMRSHLTAARERHLPAFDQLPAPGAPHDSA from the coding sequence ATGGCCCAGCAGGAAGCTCGCGAGGGCCGACTCCGTCCCGCCCGACGACTCACCCTCAGCGAGGATGTCTACGAGTCGATAAAGACGCTGGTCATGGACCACATCCTGCCGCCCGGCGAGCGGGTCAACATCGACGCTCTCGCCCGGGAGCTCGACGTCTCCCCCACCCCGGTGCGCGAGGCCCTCGCCCGACTGGAAGCCGACGGCCTGGTCCGCAAACGCCCGCTGTCCGGCTACACCACCACGCCGCTGCTGAGCCGCGCCGAGTTCGACGACCTGTTCGACGTCCGCCTGGTGTTGGAGGGCGCGACCGCCGGCCGGGCCGCCGCACACGCGTCCGCTGAGGCGCGGCAACGCATCAGCGCCGAGGCGTCGGCGCGCATCGACGTGGAGGCCGGCGACGGATACCGTCGACACGCCGCCTTCACCGCACTGGACGCGAAATTCCATGACCTGATCGCCGAGGTCGCCGGCAGCCCACTGCTCCGCGACAGCATCACGCGACTGCACTCGCACCTGCACCTGCACCGGCTGTACTTTCCGGTCGCCGGCGCCCCGGACACCAACACCGAGCACCAGCGCATCGCCGCCGCCATCGTGGCCGGCGACTCCTCGGCCGCCACCGAGGCGATGCGCTCCCACCTGACCGCCGCCCGGGAGCGCCACCTGCCCGCCTTCGACCAGCTTCCCGCGCCCGGAGCACCGCACGACTCGGCGTGA
- a CDS encoding sugar ABC transporter substrate-binding protein: protein MSRRMLSRIGSGLTVLALATTTVACTKKSADTDTEAGGREPAQVKVALVPGGSHPYFQPWKDAGTKAKSEFALGDVTFNETAGWDQTKQNDVLKSLAAQGYNAFGVFGVSPDNINSTFEDLKRQGFPVASLASCPAGANKADFCLSTDVEVAAYKGAKAAIDAMGGQGNLVHLTGNKVDSNTQRRIKGVEKAVGETGGKVVLIQSVTDIDKDLQSAQKAVADLLAAKGRQIQAIVNTAYNPAVASAEGVRQSKLPIKVIAIDDDPAVLDGLRGGSVSATILQNPVGQARVGSYALMKLSGGCTIATPGVTIDSGSFVVTKDNLEGYEADRTATTEELKKKFDGDLLKCS, encoded by the coding sequence ATGTCGCGCAGAATGCTGTCCCGGATCGGCTCGGGCCTCACCGTCCTGGCCCTCGCCACGACCACCGTGGCCTGCACCAAGAAGAGCGCCGACACCGACACCGAAGCCGGCGGTCGGGAACCAGCGCAGGTCAAGGTCGCGCTCGTGCCCGGCGGCTCGCACCCCTACTTCCAGCCCTGGAAGGACGCCGGGACCAAGGCCAAGTCGGAGTTCGCCCTCGGCGACGTGACCTTCAACGAGACGGCCGGCTGGGATCAGACCAAGCAGAACGACGTGCTCAAGTCCCTGGCCGCACAGGGTTACAACGCCTTCGGGGTCTTCGGCGTCTCACCGGACAACATCAACTCCACCTTCGAGGACCTCAAGCGGCAGGGCTTCCCCGTCGCCTCCCTGGCATCCTGCCCGGCTGGGGCCAACAAGGCCGACTTCTGCCTCTCCACCGACGTGGAGGTCGCCGCGTACAAGGGCGCCAAGGCCGCCATCGACGCGATGGGCGGTCAGGGCAACCTGGTCCACCTGACCGGAAACAAGGTCGACTCCAACACCCAGCGCCGGATCAAGGGCGTGGAGAAGGCGGTCGGAGAGACCGGCGGCAAGGTGGTGCTGATCCAGAGCGTCACCGACATCGACAAGGACCTGCAGAGCGCCCAGAAGGCCGTGGCCGACCTCCTCGCCGCCAAGGGTCGTCAGATCCAGGCGATCGTGAACACCGCCTACAACCCGGCGGTCGCCTCCGCCGAGGGCGTGCGCCAGTCGAAGCTGCCCATCAAGGTCATCGCCATCGACGACGACCCGGCGGTCCTCGACGGACTGCGCGGCGGGTCGGTGTCCGCCACCATCCTGCAGAACCCGGTCGGCCAGGCCCGGGTCGGCTCGTACGCCCTCATGAAGCTCAGCGGCGGCTGCACGATCGCCACGCCCGGGGTCACGATCGACTCCGGCTCGTTCGTGGTGACCAAGGACAACCTGGAGGGCTACGAGGCCGACCGCACCGCGACCACCGAGGAGCTGAAGAAGAAGTTCGACGGCGATCTCCTCAAGTGCAGCTGA
- a CDS encoding ABC transporter permease, which produces MRSLVRTNEFTLAVIAALGFAALAVATDFNLLTAGTLDAFLRFLALPIVIGLAQMVVLAVGQMNLSVGVLTGFCAVASGWLMIDAGLPAPVAVLAALALGAVVGLVNGLLVIFTRINGFIVTLATMTILEGLRYGVNGTGTYQGYSPGLRELGQASLAGVPVVFLLAVAIAVATALFFRRTVPGRHLLASGGNPFAARLSGISNDRALVLAHTLSGLLAGFAAVIVVAAFGSVNASIGDDLLLPSFAAPIIGGVALAGGMISVTGTVLAAFLVRLVDVSQSQFDINRRWVDLIIGAVVLGAVLLGQFRDKLSGGRR; this is translated from the coding sequence ATGAGGAGCCTCGTCCGGACCAACGAGTTCACCCTCGCGGTGATCGCGGCTCTCGGGTTCGCCGCGCTCGCGGTCGCCACCGACTTCAACCTGCTCACCGCCGGCACCCTCGACGCGTTCCTGCGCTTCCTCGCCCTGCCGATCGTCATCGGCCTGGCCCAGATGGTGGTGCTCGCCGTCGGTCAGATGAACCTCTCGGTGGGGGTGCTCACCGGGTTCTGCGCGGTGGCCTCAGGATGGCTGATGATCGACGCCGGGCTCCCCGCCCCGGTCGCTGTGCTCGCCGCGCTGGCCCTCGGCGCCGTCGTCGGGCTGGTCAACGGTCTGCTGGTGATCTTCACTCGAATAAACGGTTTCATCGTCACCCTCGCCACCATGACGATCCTCGAAGGGCTGCGGTACGGGGTGAACGGCACGGGCACCTACCAGGGCTACTCGCCCGGGCTGCGGGAACTCGGGCAGGCATCTCTGGCCGGCGTACCCGTGGTGTTCCTGCTGGCGGTCGCGATCGCCGTTGCGACGGCACTGTTCTTCCGGCGTACGGTGCCCGGGCGGCACCTGCTCGCCTCCGGCGGCAACCCGTTCGCCGCGCGGTTGTCGGGCATCTCCAACGACCGGGCGCTGGTGCTGGCCCACACCCTGTCGGGCCTGCTGGCCGGCTTCGCCGCCGTGATCGTGGTGGCCGCCTTCGGCTCGGTGAACGCCTCGATCGGCGACGACCTGCTGCTGCCCAGCTTCGCCGCGCCGATCATCGGGGGAGTGGCCCTGGCCGGCGGCATGATCAGCGTGACCGGCACGGTGCTCGCGGCATTCCTGGTGCGGCTTGTCGACGTGAGCCAGTCGCAGTTCGACATCAACCGGCGGTGGGTGGACCTCATCATCGGGGCGGTCGTCCTCGGCGCGGTCCTGCTGGGTCAGTTCCGCGACAAGCTCTCCGGAGGTAGGCGATGA
- a CDS encoding mandelate racemase/muconate lactonizing enzyme family protein, giving the protein MSKITEAEAYLVDIPVETVRTDAIQAFLKQETVFVEVRTADGGHGTGYSYTIGTGGTAVLALLRDYLLPHLVGRDASRVEAVWRDLHAATRATAVGAVTSLALAAVDTALWDLRARAAGLPLWVLAGGAKERIPLYDTEGGWLHLTEDELVAGAKASQEAGWRGVKLKVGKPNAAEDAARIGAVRAALGDRFDVMVDANQSLTAAEAISRARLLEPHQLAWFEEPLPADDVAGHELLARATSIPIAVGESMYSIGQFAEYLRRQAAGIVQVDVARIGGITPWLKVAHLAEACNVVVCPHFLMELHVSLCAAVPNSRYVEHIPQLRAITRTEIAIVDGHAVAPDEPGLGIDWDRDAIEDRRVA; this is encoded by the coding sequence ATGTCGAAGATCACGGAGGCTGAGGCCTACCTCGTCGACATTCCCGTCGAGACCGTCCGCACCGACGCGATACAGGCGTTCCTGAAGCAGGAAACGGTCTTCGTCGAGGTGCGGACGGCCGACGGCGGGCACGGCACGGGTTACTCGTACACGATCGGGACCGGTGGCACCGCGGTGCTCGCGCTGCTGCGCGACTACCTGCTGCCACACCTGGTCGGCCGCGACGCGAGCCGGGTGGAAGCGGTGTGGCGCGACCTGCATGCCGCCACCCGTGCCACCGCCGTCGGTGCTGTCACCTCGCTGGCCCTCGCCGCGGTCGACACCGCGTTGTGGGATCTGCGCGCCCGAGCCGCCGGCCTGCCCCTGTGGGTGCTCGCCGGCGGCGCCAAGGAGCGGATCCCGCTGTACGACACGGAGGGTGGCTGGCTGCACCTCACCGAAGATGAGCTAGTCGCCGGTGCGAAGGCGTCCCAGGAGGCCGGCTGGCGCGGCGTCAAGCTCAAGGTGGGTAAGCCGAACGCGGCCGAGGACGCCGCCCGGATCGGTGCGGTGCGGGCGGCCCTCGGCGACCGCTTCGACGTGATGGTCGACGCCAACCAGTCACTGACCGCCGCCGAGGCGATCAGCCGAGCCCGGCTCCTCGAACCGCACCAGCTCGCCTGGTTCGAGGAGCCGTTGCCGGCCGACGACGTCGCCGGGCACGAGCTGCTCGCCCGTGCGACGAGCATCCCGATCGCCGTCGGGGAGTCGATGTACTCGATCGGCCAGTTCGCCGAGTACCTGCGTCGCCAGGCCGCCGGAATCGTCCAGGTCGACGTCGCGCGGATCGGTGGCATCACCCCGTGGCTCAAGGTCGCGCACCTGGCCGAGGCCTGCAACGTGGTGGTCTGCCCGCACTTCCTCATGGAACTGCACGTGAGCCTCTGCGCGGCCGTGCCGAACAGTCGCTACGTCGAGCACATCCCGCAACTGCGCGCGATCACCCGGACCGAGATCGCCATCGTCGACGGCCATGCGGTCGCCCCGGACGAGCCCGGCCTCGGGATCGACTGGGACCGCGACGCGATCGAGGACAGGAGGGTGGCGTGA
- a CDS encoding LutB/LldF family L-lactate oxidation iron-sulfur protein — MNRPGVDRSGTGASAAPATGGGRIRTPLPFPTAAAPAVADTQLRANLHRATRTIRGKRARVVDEVPDWEALRDAGAAIKADVQRRLPELLEQFEASATAAGATVHWARDAAEACRIVVELTRAAGADEVVKVKSMATQEIELNEALEAAGIAAYETDLAELIVQLGDDTPSHILVPAIHYNRAQIREIFHRRMPDAPADLSDEPSALAEAARAHLRRRFLSARVAVSGANFAIADTGTLVVVESEGNGRMCLTLPETLISVVGVEKLLPTFTDLEVFLQLLPRSSTGERMNPYTSMWTGVTPGDGPQSVHVVLVDNGRSAVLADPVGRPTLSCIRCSACLNVCPVYERAGGHAYGSVYPGPIGAILSPQLTGVADNASLPYASTLCGACYDVCPVKINIPEILVHLRQQAPHPLAERATMRVLSWVMRSPRRWAAALRLARAGAGPLGAYRERRTGARTLRRLPWPASAWTRSRDLPLPAPQTFREWWDQQ, encoded by the coding sequence GTGAACCGTCCCGGCGTCGACCGGTCCGGCACTGGCGCGTCGGCCGCGCCGGCCACCGGAGGCGGGCGGATTCGCACGCCGCTGCCCTTTCCCACCGCAGCCGCGCCGGCCGTCGCCGACACACAACTGCGGGCCAACCTGCACCGGGCCACCCGCACCATCCGTGGCAAGCGCGCGCGGGTCGTCGACGAGGTACCCGACTGGGAGGCTCTTCGTGACGCCGGCGCCGCGATCAAGGCGGACGTCCAACGCCGGTTGCCTGAGCTGCTGGAGCAGTTCGAGGCGTCCGCCACCGCTGCCGGCGCCACCGTGCACTGGGCCCGCGACGCCGCCGAGGCCTGCCGGATCGTGGTCGAGTTGACCCGGGCCGCCGGGGCCGACGAGGTCGTCAAGGTCAAGTCGATGGCAACCCAGGAGATCGAGCTCAACGAGGCCCTGGAAGCAGCCGGCATCGCCGCGTACGAGACCGACCTCGCGGAGCTGATCGTGCAGCTCGGCGACGACACCCCCTCGCACATCCTGGTGCCGGCGATCCACTACAACCGGGCACAGATCCGGGAGATCTTCCACCGTCGCATGCCCGACGCGCCGGCCGACCTCAGCGACGAACCGTCCGCGCTGGCCGAGGCGGCACGCGCCCATCTGCGACGACGTTTCCTCTCGGCCCGGGTCGCCGTCTCCGGCGCCAACTTCGCCATCGCCGACACCGGCACCCTGGTGGTCGTGGAGTCCGAAGGCAACGGGCGGATGTGCCTCACCCTCCCGGAGACGCTGATCAGCGTCGTCGGCGTCGAGAAGCTGCTGCCGACCTTCACCGACCTGGAGGTCTTCCTGCAACTGTTGCCGCGATCCTCGACCGGTGAGCGGATGAACCCGTACACCTCGATGTGGACCGGCGTCACCCCCGGGGACGGCCCCCAGTCCGTGCACGTCGTCCTTGTCGACAATGGCCGGTCCGCGGTGCTCGCCGACCCGGTCGGGCGGCCGACGCTCTCCTGCATCCGCTGCTCCGCGTGCCTCAACGTCTGCCCGGTGTACGAGCGGGCCGGCGGGCACGCGTACGGATCGGTGTATCCGGGTCCGATCGGCGCGATCCTGTCACCCCAGCTGACCGGCGTGGCCGACAACGCTTCCCTGCCGTACGCGTCGACCCTCTGCGGCGCCTGCTACGACGTGTGTCCGGTAAAGATCAATATTCCGGAGATCCTGGTCCATCTACGCCAGCAGGCACCGCATCCGCTGGCTGAACGGGCCACCATGCGCGTCCTGTCGTGGGTCATGCGGAGCCCTCGGCGATGGGCCGCCGCCCTGCGCCTGGCCCGGGCCGGCGCGGGTCCTCTCGGCGCGTACCGCGAACGGCGCACCGGCGCTCGTACGCTGCGCCGGCTGCCCTGGCCCGCCTCGGCGTGGACCCGCTCCCGAGACCTACCGCTGCCCGCGCCGCAGACCTTCCGTGAATGGTGGGACCAGCAGTGA